The Desulfonatronospira thiodismutans ASO3-1 region TAACCGGCCGACCGCTTACGGGCGGTCCGAGTTGAGGGTTTTGTTGGGCGGGCATCCGGCACCAGTTTGATTTCCAGGTGGCATCCGACAGCATGGGCGTACTTTTTCAGAGTTGCCACGGAAGGGGCGTGTTTCCCGGCTGCTTCCAGGCGGGACACAGCACTTTTCGTCGTCCCCATCAACTCCGCAACCTCCTCCTGGGTCAAGCCGACCCTGACGCGCGCTGCAAGCAATTCGCGAACTAAGACATACTCATCCTCGAGCTCTTCATAAGCCTCCTTGAACCCCTTACGTTTCATAGCTTTTTCGAGAAACGCCTTCTGGTCGTGGAGAACTGGTTGATATTCAGGTTCAGCCATTTTGCACATCTTTCATCCTTTTCCGGGCAATCTTCAGCTCATGCTCGGGGGTCTGTTGGGCCTTTTTCACGAAAGCGAGAAAAATGATCACTTTCTGCCCGACGACAAAGCAATAAAGTGCACGTCCAATGCCTTCGCGTCCCCGCGGCCGCAATTCGAAAAGTCCGCCTCCCATGCCGCGCGAGTGCGGCATGCGCAGGCTCGGCCCAAACTCGATCAAAAGTTCAACCAGTCGCGCGTAGTCGGCAAGGATGCCAACAGGCCAGTTTTCAATCTCATCTCTGACCTTGGGGTGGAAATACTCAATCGAGCAGAGTATTGCTAAAAGTTAGCAAATTTGATAACAATGGTCAAGCTGGGAAATGGCGGGTAAGCGTTCACCCCTCCTAAGGGGTTACCGGTAACCATTCAGGGGGTGCCAGCAATCGCCACCCTGAATAGACTTGAGGCGTACTCCCCAACAGTGAGCGGCAAAGCCGCCCGCTCGCCCCGTGAAACACCCAGCACTCACTTTAATAATTTCGGTTTCATCACAAGCAAACAAATGGAAAAGTGAGTGCTGGGTCAGCGTAGCTGGTTTCACTGGGATGTGCAACGAAGTTGCCCGTGCCAAAAAAATCTTCTCTGGCACGGGAAGCCTTCAGGCTTCACACGGGTGCTCCGCACACACGGTTTTGAAGAATAAAAGCTCCCCAGAAGCATGCCCCGCCCATATCTTTAAACGCAGCCTTGAGGTATTTGTTAGAGTTTCTTCAAGCTTTGTGTGCGCAGGTAGCAAATAGTTTTAAGGATATGTGCGGGGGCATTACCCGCCTGGCAGACAGGCAAATTGGCATATCTCCCCCCTGAAGGGTTACGGTTACCGTATCTGAAGAAATTGTCTAACTGAAGCAATTTAGCGGAAGCAACAACTTTTTTTGAAATTTACCGTGCTGTCTTCTACAGTGAAATGTCGCAAGGCGATCCTCCGCCGCAGCAGACACAAAAAAGGCCCTCCAGATGGAGGGCCTTTTTTTGTGTCCGGCTTTACGCCGGTCCTGAATGTGGATGCAGGTTTTTAGAAGTCAGGTTCTTCGTATTCTTCGGGTTCATGTTCTTCATAGCCTTCAGGGGCTTCGTACTCTTCGTATTCTTCGGGTTCATATTCTTCATAACCTTCAGGGGCTTCATGGCCTTCGGCTCCACCGTACTCTTCAGCGGCCGGCTCTTCTGCATCAAAGCCATCCGCTGCATGCAGGTTCATTCCAAAACCCATTACCAGCATGAAAGCAAAAAGCAGACTCAAAAGCTTGATACCCATTTTTTCGAACATAAATCCTCCTTGGTTTTAATTTAAGTTACACATATATGACTACCTTTATGCAGTGAAAACTTTTTATCAATATTGATCCGGGATGTTATTAATGCTCACCCGAAGACTGCAGCCTTTTGTTTAAAGACCTGCGCAGTTCATCATCGGTTTTCACTGCTTCCATTGCTTCGTTGTAAGTTTCAAAATCCAGTCCCTGCTGCTCTACTGCTCTGACCATATCCTCCCCTGCCTTTTCCAGCTTCTGCAGGGTTTCATCAGAGTCATTCAAAGCAGTCATTTCTTTGTGTACGTTTTCTTTGATGGACTTGATGGATTTGTAGGCTTCGGCCACTTTATCCATTTCAGATTCGCCTATATCTGAGCCCATGAAATTTTTGCTGTCCTGCATGGATGCCTCCATAATAAACAAAATAAAGATTAAAAAATAAAACCGTTTTTTGCGTCTGTTGTTTTCTTTAGATAGCAACCAGCGTGCCAAAAAATAGAATATAGTAACTCGAGGGTGCAGTGAGGCGGAGATTGAGAAGTATACCTCTCCTTGCCGGGGAGGGAAGTGTGCGGACTGGACATGCAAAAAACTGTGCAGGAATTGCATGCTGTGCCATTTTTGCAGATCCAGGCAACCATTGGATACGCCGGCAGAAATTAACCATTCAGGGGGAGCCAGCAATCACCACCGAGAATAGACTTGAGGCGTACTCCCCAGCCGTGAGCGGCAGAGCCGCCCGCTCGCCCCGTGAAACACCCAGCACTCACTTTAATAATTTCGGTTTCATCACAAGCAAACAAATGGAAAAGTGAGTGCTGGGTCCGCGTAGCTGGTTTCACCGGGGTGTGCAGCGAAGTTGCCCGTGCCAAAAAAATCTTCTTAGGCACGGGAAGCCTTCAGGCTTCACACGGGTGCTCCGCACACACGGTTTTGAAGAATAAAAAGGGGTTACGCGGGAACAGTCCCCTGGCCCTGTGCCATTGGTCACTACCGTGCCCTCCTGAATGGTTACAGGCGCTCAAGCAGGTTCTCCACCGCCTTTTCCAGCTGAGGATCGCGTCCTGCAGCCTCGTCTTCCGGTGTCTGCTCTACGCGCAGGTCGGGAACGGCACCGTTTTGTTCCATATCCGTACCATCCGGGAGGTACCAGCCCCGGGAAGGAACCCGGACCTGCGCCCCGTCAATCAGTCTGTAGCCCGAAGTGGAAATAACCCCGCCGTAGGTCTGCTCCCCCACCAGTACTCCCCGGTCCAGGGTCTTGAAGGCATGGGCCAGAATTTCCGAGTTGGAATAGCTCTTTTCATTGGCCAGCATGTTTATGGGCAGGGTATAGCGCGGCACAGGCAGACGGTCCTGGGGATAATGCCCGGTCTTCTGCGGATCAGCCCCGGCAGGTACGGTATAGGCATGCTCCCTGGTCATTATGGAGGCCAGGATAAGGTCTGTTGTGTAACCCCCGGCATTGTTGCGCACATCTATTATCAACCCCTCCTTGCCTTTTGCTGCAGCATAGAGGTGGCCCTGGAAGTCCTCCAGAGATGCCTGGTTCATGGTCTGAATATGTATATATCCCAGACGCCCGTCTGAGAGATTTGAAACCTTTTTGCTGCTTTCATCCCGGAAGGCTTCGTAACGAAGAGCTGCCAGGTCCTCATAGGAAACAGGTATTGCCAGGGTGTTGTGGTTTAAAAAACCATCATCTGAAGGACGCTTGAAGCCCACAACCACCTCCCGGCCCGCTGTCCCCCGCAGTCTTTGCAGCAGGGTCTCGGGCTCTTCAAACCGGTGCATGTCAATATGTGTGATTATGTCCCCGGGCTGCAAAGAAACAGCTGAGCGATGTGCCGGCCCCCCGGGCACAACATCTTTGACCCTGAACCCATAACCTCCGTCCTCCAGGGAAACCTGCTGGTAATCAATGCCCAGACGGCCCGAGGGTTCGCGAGTCCCTGCCTCCGGACCCGGATTGAAAACCCCGGTGTGCGAGGCCCCGAGTTCTCCCATAAAGCGGTTGGAGATGTCGCTGAATTCGCTGGCCGTCCTGGTGCGCTTTACAAGTTCTTCGTATTCCCGGGTCAACGAAGGCCAGTCAAGACCCTTCATGTCAGACAGGTAAAAGTGCTCCTGCATTACCCTGGCCGCCTCCCGGAATTTCTGCAGGGACTGCTCCTTTTTATCTATGCGGATATTCTCTGAAATCCCGGGGCGTCTGTGCTCTCCACCGTCCAGAGGTGCAATACCTGCTTCTCCGCGCAGTGTGTACACTGCACTCTTGCCGGTAATATCCAGCCCCTGAACATTCACGGCGGAACTTAGTCGCTTGCGCTCGCTGCCGTCCCACTTGAGACTGACGAGATCATCTCCTCCGGAATTAAACAGGAAGCGATCCCCTCCAGGGGTCATTTCGTTTGAGGTCTTGTTCAGGGATGAGTTTGTCACTGGCTCTATCCTGCGCCAGGCGTTTTCCAGGTCCATCTCCCATGGTTCGAGACTCAAGGGAGTCGGAACGGGAGGGCTGCCTGGAAGCCGCACCGGCAGGGGACGAATTTTTTCCGCTTCTTTGCCGGCCTCACGGTAATAATTATGCAGTTCCCTGGTGGTCATATTTTCCATGTCCGGATCCAGGTAGACCCTGTATACATCATAGTTGTCACCCGATCGGTTGGAAATAAAGCTCAGTATCCGTCCGTCGGCCGACCAGCGGGGATTGAGATCGTTTCGCGGATGCCTGGTTATATTGACAGGTTCTTCAGAACCGTCTGCAGGGACTATGAAGATATTGGAACTGAAATTGAGATCGTTCTGGGAATAGGCGATATATTGTCCGTCATGAGACCAGCGCCAGTGCATACTGAAGTCCCAGCCCTCCACCAGCGTCTGCTTCTTTCCTGAAGTCAGGTCTTTCACCATCAGGTCTCCAGGACCGCGAAGAAAAGCCAGGCGTTTGCCATCCGGGGACGGAGAGGGCCGACGGTCGTTTAGGCCGCTGTCCACAACCGGGACAACCTCGAAATGAACAGCATCCTGCCACCGTGCAGGGTCCATTTTTCCGGGCAGACCTTCAGCCTGTTCCAGGCCAAGGTCCTCTTCAGGCTCCTCTTGCGGCTCAGGGTCGGGATCATGGGCCGGGTCCGTTCCAGGTTCCGGTGCAGGGTCCGGTCCGCGGGGGGCACCCGGGTCCACGGGATCCAGAGGTGCAAAGGGATCATCTGCTTCATCCTCCACCTCCCGCAAGTCCTTCTCAGGCTGCCCCTGCAGGCGTTGCTCTTCCCTGTCAGGCTTAACTTCAGACTCTTCAGGCGGGGTCTTTTGCGGGCTTTTTTCAGGCTGGCCGTCAACAGTTATGTCGTGTACCCCCAGCCTGATTTCCTCCCTGGTCAGGGCTACTCTGGCCTTGTATATGGAATCCGTGCCATGGGCATCGCTGGTGAAATATAGCCGCAAACCGTCCGGAGACCAGGCCGGGTGACGGTGACGGGCATGGGTACCGGGTGTTACCGGCCTGGTGGGACTGTACTCATCCACGTGGCGCACAAAAACCCGGCCATAAGCCACCTGGGCCAGGACCTGATTGTCCGGGCTCAGGGCCGCTTCAGTCACCTCCCTGTCAACACTTCGCAACTCATACCTGTCCGGGCCGTCATCTCCAGCTCGCAGATTTATGGGCTCGGACTCAGCCTCGGCATCTTCCAGGTCCAGGGAGTAGAGGCGGTCCCAGCCCTGCAGGACCACGGTGCTGCCGTCGGCGGAAACATCAAAGTGCTTAACATCCCTCTCCTGGAAATCCGTAAGCCTGACAGGTTCCGGTTCTTCATCACCCAGGTCCAGCCTGAACAGGTTTACCGTACCCAGGTCCCGGTCGGACATGAATATCAAGGTGTCTTCATCTGCCCAGCGGGCCATTCCGTCGTCTCCATCCCGGGTGGTTATGGCCTCAAACCTGTCTTCCTCCCGGTGATGCACCCATATATTCATGGCATCGGGCCCCAGGTAGTGACGCTTGTTCCAGTCGTGATAAAATCCTCCCCTGGTGAATACGGTTTTACTGCCGCATGGTGAAAGCCTGGGTTCGGAGCCGAAGGCCTGGTGCAGCCTCTCGTGCTGCCCGCCTTCGGGGGGCAGTCTGTAGGGACGGTGCTCCCGGTACACGTCCGCCTCCAGCAGACCGGAAAGGGTAATCACCTCCCGACCCTCTTCATCCATGGACCAGTCCGGATTGCGCATGAACCGGTCGCTGTGGGTCAACTGCCTTACCTGAGTACCATCCTCCCGGATACGCCACAGATTCATGTATCCGTCGCGCATGGAAGTAAACACCAGAGACTCCCCGTCCGGACTCCAGTTGGAATGCAGATCGTCATGCCTGTGGCGGGTGAGACGTCTGGCTTCTCCACCCTGGATACCGGCCAGCCAGAGATCCCCGCCTGAACTGAAAGCTATCCTGGAACCGTCCGGGCTTATGGAAGGAAAACGCGGCAGGTCCACAGCCCCGGACCCTGCCCAGGCAGTCCCTGCAAAAAGCAAAAACACAAGGAGCATGCCTGCTGCTGATAACGCCCCTAAAACTTTTGATTCCCCTGACCCTGTCCTGCAAAGCATCCTGATGATGCACGAAAATACACAATTTTTCATAAATACCCTGACCATCTTCCGGCCTTTTTTATCAATTTTTCGAACCTGGACTCTCATTCCCTGGCTGATTCCTCGCTATGCAACCACACAGCCTGCCAGAGGTTCTCAGAAAAAGGTAACTATTCACCATCTGATAAAATTGGTCAATCTATGCGCACCGCTGATATCCAGGGTCCGGGGGCTTTGCAAACCGGGCGTAAACTGTCTGAACGACGTAGGAAGCGTTGATCAAAACCGTAACACACCGAATTTGATTCAAAGCATCTTATAGGAAATATCCTGGCTATCAAACCCGTGTATAGGTTTTGATTTACGCTTCCTTGGAGTGAGTTTTTACGTCCTGTTTGCAAAGTCCACGGACCCTGGTGAATAGTTACAGAAAAAGCTTCAATCATGCACTGCCTTAAGCCAATGATTATATATTCAACCAACTGATAAGACAACGAAAAAATAGCAACAATCCCCCAATCCCCCACCTGAATTCCCAATTCCCCAATTCCCCAATTCTTCAATCCCTAAATCCCCCAATTCCTAAATTCCCAATCCCCCAATCCCCATAGCTTATTTACATCCCGGGCTTATTGCCTTATCAGTCAGGTCATGCGATATTTTCCGGTATTTCTGGACCTTGAGTCCAAAACCTGCCTGGTGGTAGGGGCCGGTCCCGTGGGCCGAAGAAAGATATCCACCCTGATAAAAAGCTGTGCCGGCACAATTATTGTCATAGATCCCGGGGCAAAAAACCACCCCCTCCTGGAAGACGAATCAATACAGCTTGTAAACAGGCCCTTCAAGCCCGGTGATGTTGACGGCTGCCACCTGGTATTCGCCTGCACCTCGGACCATGAAATAAACCAGCAGGTGACCCGGGCCTGCCGCCGGAAAAATATCTGGTGCAACACTGCCACGGACCCGGATCAGGGGGACCTTGTCCTGCCGGCGGTGCTGGAGCGCGGGGACCTGATTCTGGCTGTTTCCACCTGCGGGGCCAGCCCGGCCCTGAGCGCCAGGATCAAAAAGGAACTGGCCTCAAGGTATGGACCGGAATACGCTTCCTTGACCACTCTCATGTCCCGGGTTAGAAAACATGTTTTGCCCATGGGACTTCCCCAGGAGAAAAACCAGAGGATCTTCCATGCAATACTGGATTCTAATGCAGCTGAACTACTCAAAAAAGGCGACCGGCAGGGATTGCACAGGCTCCTGCAGAGTCTTCTGCCCTCCGGTGCCCACAACCATATCCAGGAGATGATCCATGCTCTCTTTTAGAATACTGGATCTTACAATTGCCCTTTTATACCTGTCCGGGGCCATCACATTTGTCCTGGGGCTTATCTATACCCGCAAGAAAGTTCAAAACGTATCTATATGGATGACCATGTGCGGGTTTGTACTGCACACTGCCGACCTGGGACTAAAATATGCCCTGGGCCTGGGGGAAGTGCTTACCCAGTCCCAGTTTTACGTAAGCCTTATGGCCTGGACTTTACTGCTCATCTTCTTTCTGCTCTGGTGGAGGCTGAAGCTCAATTTTCTGTCCTTGATAGCCGCTCCCCTGGCCCTGGTGACCTTTTCCTGGTCCCTGGCCATCTCCCCGGCTACCCTGCCCATCCCCGGGATTTTGCAGGGCCTGTGGTTCGGGCTGCACATTGGGTCGCTCTTTATAAGCATAGCCCTTCTGGCCATGGCTTTCGGGGCCGGGCTGGCCTACCTGCACCTGGACAGCAAAATCAAGACCAAGTCCAGAATGGGCAACGTAACTAAAGAACTGCCCTCCCTGACCACCTTTGACCGGGTCAACCACTGGGCGGTTCTTGCGGGCTTTCCACTTTTTACAATAGGCACTTTTTCAGGGTTTATCTGGGCCGCATTTACCTGGCGAACCATATTCACCTGGGACCCCAAGGAAATCTTCACCATAGGAGTGTGGCTGATTTTCGCCTGGCTCTTCCACAAGCGGGCCACCGGGGGCTGGAAAGGCAGAAAGCCGGCCAAGCTGGCCATCCTGATTTTTATTTTATCCCTGATATCATTCGTGGGCATCAACTTTTTCACTGAAACACATCACAGCCTAAGACCCTGATGGAACAAAAAATTCACCTTTTCGGCCTCAGCCACAAAACAGCTGAAGTTGAAATCCGGGAGAAGTTCGCCCTTACCGGATTCAATCCTGTATCCCTGGAACTGATTTCCAAGGACGGCCCTGTATACGAAGCCCTGGTTCTCTCCACCTGCAACCGGGTGGAAATCCTGTGTGTGGGGAACCAGGATCAGGAACAGGTCAAAGGTAAAGTGCTTGAATCCTGGGCCGGATTCTGCGGTGCGGAAAAAGACCTGCTCAGCCGGCACATTTATCACTATACCGACCGTGAGGCCGTACGCCACCTGTTTACAGTGGCAGCCAGCCTGGATTCCATGGTCCTGGGCGAGCCCCAGATCCTGGGACAGCTCAAGGACGCCTACCGCAAAGCTGTGGAGGAGCGAAGCACCGGGGTGATCATCAACCGCATGATGCACAAGTCCTTTTCCTCGGCCAAAAGGACCCGCTCGGAGACCGCAGTCTCTTCCAGTGCAGTCTCCATAAGCTACGCAGCCGTAGAACTGGCCAAAAAAATCTTCGGCGAACTGGATACGCACAAGGCCATGCTCATCGGCGCCGGAGAAATGGCTGAACTGGCCGCCCTGCACCTGCTGAACCAGGGGCTCAAGGAGATCATGGTGGCCAACCGCACCCTGGAAAGGGCTCAGGAGCTTGCCCGGAGATTCGGTGGACAGGCCATGTGCCTGGAGGATATTTTTGATTATCTGCACCATATAGATATTATAATCAGTTCCACGGGCTCCACTTCAGCCATCATCAGGGCCAGGGATATCCGGGAGGTGCTGAAAAAAAGAAAAAACAGGCCAATGTTTTTCATCGACATCGCCGTGCCCAGGGATATCGATCCGGACGTGAACCAGCTGGACAATGTCTATATATACGATATCGACGACCTGCAGGAAGTGGTAGAGGAGAACCTGGCCGGTCGCAAGGAAGAGGCCCAAAAGGCCGGAGAAATTGTCGAGCAGGAAGTGGACAAATTTGAAAAGTGGCTCAATTCCCTGGACTTGAGCCCGACAATAGTTGATCTGTTGAACAAGGGAGAAAGCATAGCCCGCAAGGAAGTCAGAAAATCCCTGCGCAATCTTCCGCCGGACACGGACGAAAGAACAGTCCAGACCATGGAACACCTGGCTGAATCCCTGGTGGGCAAACTCTATCATGAACCCATAGTCTTTCTCAAACGGCGCGCCAGGGAGGAGGGCTCCTCGGAAAAATACATCGATCTGGCCCGCAAAATCTTCAACCTTGATGAGGAACAGATCCCGGACAACCCCCATGCCGAGAAAAAAAGGAAATAGCATGCGCTCTTATATGATACAGGACATAAGACCCCAGGATATGGACACCTTTACTGCCCATCTCAAGGAGACCGGGTATAAATCCCCCATGGACGGGATATTCTGGATTCCCCTGCCCGAAAGCCTGCAGGGAAAAGCCCAGCAGGAGCACAACAGCCAGTGCGGGCCATATTACCTTGCCTTAGAGGTGGGGCAGGACTGGCTGAGGCTGGAACTTCTGGTGCGCAGCGAGCAAAGACTCAGGTGCGATTGCATCATGTATGCCGATCCCGGTCAGCGCGAGGCCATGATAGAATTTCTTGATGACCTGATAAAAAACAGGGATATTGCTGTTTAGAAGGCATAGCGCATGGGGCGTGGGGCATGGGGCATGGGGCCCCAGTGAAACTCCTGTCTGCGACAGGAAGCCCTCCGGGCTGTTTCACGGGGTAAACATAGGGCATGGGGCATGGGGCATAGGGCGTGGGGCATGGCGCATGGGGCGTGGCGCTCCTGTAAAAATACTGTCCAGTTAATCTGTTTCGACTTTTTGCAGGTCTCTCTCAGAATTTGCTTGACCCTGGCCCTTGCTCATACTATTTTTAACAGCTGATATAAACAATCTTTACGGACAGAATCACCCATGCAAAAAAATACCCACTGCACAGAAAGAAAACAGCCTCCCCAATAGGGCTTAATATTTTTACCCCAGGGGCGGAAGTGTTTTTTGGATAATTTTTTAATGAGTGAGGTATTTAGAATGCAGGAGTGGATTAAAGAACTGCAGCAGATGGTCAATACCAGGGAAAAACTGGCTGACTATGTGGATATAACCCCGGACGAGGACGCGGCCATTACCACCATGCGCACCAGGTGGGGCACGACACCCTACTTTGCATCTCTTATGGACCCCCAGGACCCGGCCTGTCCCATCCGCAGGCAGGTTGTGCCTTCCCTGAAGGAAAAGGAAAACAAATACGGCATCCAGGACTACCTGATACACAAGGAAAACCGGGCTGTAGGTGAAAAGCGCCCGGACTGCATAGCCAGGCAGTACCAGGACCGTATCGCCTTTACCGTAACCGATGTCTGTGCCAACTATTGCCGGCACTGCTTCCGCAAAGAACTGGTGGTGGACCAGGGCCTGAGCCTGCGCTTCGATGTTGATGAAGGACTGGGCTGGATCAGGGAACATCCCGAAGTGCGCGACGTACTCATAACCGGCGGGGATCCCTTCATACTTTCCGATGAAAAGCTGGGCCGCATAATTACAGAACTAAGACGCATCCCCCATGTGCAGATGATCCGCTTCGGGACGCGAACCCCCATAGTTCTGCCCAGCAGGATAAACAAAGAACTTTGCGAAATTCTGGGAGATTTTCACCGGGTACCGGTATGGATCAACACCCAGTGCAACCATGCCAGGGAAATCACCGAGGAAACCGCCAGAGGGGTATACGACCTCATGCGCTGCGGAGTAAATGTGGGCAACCAGGCCGTACTGTTGAAAGGCATAAACGACGACCCTCAGTCCTTCAGAGAACTGCACCAGAAGCTGCTTACAGTACGCATCCGCCCCTATTACGTCTTTTACTGCGAGCCGGCACCGGGGATAGATCATTTCCGGACCCCTGTGGAAAAAGGGGCCGAACTTATCCGGGATGCCATCCGGGGGCACACTACCGGGCTGTGTCAGCCCATGTACGTAATCGCCACCAATATCGGCAAGGTGCCCCTGATGCCCGATTATTACCTCAAGGAAAAGACAGACGAGGAATACGTTCTGAGAAACTACCTCGACCAGAACACTTCCCTGCCTGTTATTCCGGAATGAAGATGTGCCTGCAAAAACAACTTTTTGCAGGCACATCAATAAAACAGTCAATCTTGTTTCTGCCGGGACCACCTGTAACCTCCCGGCAGAAACCTTAATTTAAAAACATGACGCTCAGCCAGACAGACACTAACTTTTCCAGATCCCATTCCCCAGGCAACCCCTTGCAGATTCCCATTGCCTCGCATATTTCATGCCCTGGCACCAACCGGCTTCAGGTCCAATCATTGCATACAGATGTAAATCAACCTTGTATTCATACAACAAACGGCTTGTGTATCAAGTCTTACTCTCCAGCCTGCGCTGAAAGGAGTTCAAGATGTCAAACACAGATATTGAAGACATGATGGAACCCACCGACTCAACAGAAATCATTTTCACGGACCTTAATGGGCGTATCAGACGCCTTCCGGTCAATCCCAGAAACATCAGGCAGATTTCAGTTGAAGGCATAGGCTTTGACGGCAGTTCCGTAGCCGGTATTGCTACCGTGGAACACAGCGACCGCCTGCTCATGCCTGTTCTGGACAGCCTGAAAGTACTGCCCTTCAAGGAGAAAAAGACCTCTCTTTTCGTGGGCACCATACACAACGAGCATGGAGAAAGGGCCAGCACCGACCCCAGGTATGTCCTGGAAAAAGTCGTGGAAGA contains the following coding sequences:
- a CDS encoding helix-turn-helix transcriptional regulator; protein product: MAEPEYQPVLHDQKAFLEKAMKRKGFKEAYEELEDEYVLVRELLAARVRVGLTQEEVAELMGTTKSAVSRLEAAGKHAPSVATLKKYAHAVGCHLEIKLVPDARPTKPSTRTARKRSAG
- the hemA gene encoding glutamyl-tRNA reductase gives rise to the protein MEQKIHLFGLSHKTAEVEIREKFALTGFNPVSLELISKDGPVYEALVLSTCNRVEILCVGNQDQEQVKGKVLESWAGFCGAEKDLLSRHIYHYTDREAVRHLFTVAASLDSMVLGEPQILGQLKDAYRKAVEERSTGVIINRMMHKSFSSAKRTRSETAVSSSAVSISYAAVELAKKIFGELDTHKAMLIGAGEMAELAALHLLNQGLKEIMVANRTLERAQELARRFGGQAMCLEDIFDYLHHIDIIISSTGSTSAIIRARDIREVLKKRKNRPMFFIDIAVPRDIDPDVNQLDNVYIYDIDDLQEVVEENLAGRKEEAQKAGEIVEQEVDKFEKWLNSLDLSPTIVDLLNKGESIARKEVRKSLRNLPPDTDERTVQTMEHLAESLVGKLYHEPIVFLKRRAREEGSSEKYIDLARKIFNLDEEQIPDNPHAEKKRK
- a CDS encoding type II toxin-antitoxin system RelE/ParE family toxin; this encodes MLCSIEYFHPKVRDEIENWPVGILADYARLVELLIEFGPSLRMPHSRGMGGGLFELRPRGREGIGRALYCFVVGQKVIIFLAFVKKAQQTPEHELKIARKRMKDVQNG
- a CDS encoding precorrin-2 dehydrogenase/sirohydrochlorin ferrochelatase family protein, encoding MRYFPVFLDLESKTCLVVGAGPVGRRKISTLIKSCAGTIIVIDPGAKNHPLLEDESIQLVNRPFKPGDVDGCHLVFACTSDHEINQQVTRACRRKNIWCNTATDPDQGDLVLPAVLERGDLILAVSTCGASPALSARIKKELASRYGPEYASLTTLMSRVRKHVLPMGLPQEKNQRIFHAILDSNAAELLKKGDRQGLHRLLQSLLPSGAHNHIQEMIHALF
- a CDS encoding cytochrome C assembly family protein, encoding MLSFRILDLTIALLYLSGAITFVLGLIYTRKKVQNVSIWMTMCGFVLHTADLGLKYALGLGEVLTQSQFYVSLMAWTLLLIFFLLWWRLKLNFLSLIAAPLALVTFSWSLAISPATLPIPGILQGLWFGLHIGSLFISIALLAMAFGAGLAYLHLDSKIKTKSRMGNVTKELPSLTTFDRVNHWAVLAGFPLFTIGTFSGFIWAAFTWRTIFTWDPKEIFTIGVWLIFAWLFHKRATGGWKGRKPAKLAILIFILSLISFVGINFFTETHHSLRP
- a CDS encoding KamA family radical SAM protein; protein product: MSEVFRMQEWIKELQQMVNTREKLADYVDITPDEDAAITTMRTRWGTTPYFASLMDPQDPACPIRRQVVPSLKEKENKYGIQDYLIHKENRAVGEKRPDCIARQYQDRIAFTVTDVCANYCRHCFRKELVVDQGLSLRFDVDEGLGWIREHPEVRDVLITGGDPFILSDEKLGRIITELRRIPHVQMIRFGTRTPIVLPSRINKELCEILGDFHRVPVWINTQCNHAREITEETARGVYDLMRCGVNVGNQAVLLKGINDDPQSFRELHQKLLTVRIRPYYVFYCEPAPGIDHFRTPVEKGAELIRDAIRGHTTGLCQPMYVIATNIGKVPLMPDYYLKEKTDEEYVLRNYLDQNTSLPVIPE
- a CDS encoding S41 family peptidase produces the protein MLLVFLLFAGTAWAGSGAVDLPRFPSISPDGSRIAFSSGGDLWLAGIQGGEARRLTRHRHDDLHSNWSPDGESLVFTSMRDGYMNLWRIREDGTQVRQLTHSDRFMRNPDWSMDEEGREVITLSGLLEADVYREHRPYRLPPEGGQHERLHQAFGSEPRLSPCGSKTVFTRGGFYHDWNKRHYLGPDAMNIWVHHREEDRFEAITTRDGDDGMARWADEDTLIFMSDRDLGTVNLFRLDLGDEEPEPVRLTDFQERDVKHFDVSADGSTVVLQGWDRLYSLDLEDAEAESEPINLRAGDDGPDRYELRSVDREVTEAALSPDNQVLAQVAYGRVFVRHVDEYSPTRPVTPGTHARHRHPAWSPDGLRLYFTSDAHGTDSIYKARVALTREEIRLGVHDITVDGQPEKSPQKTPPEESEVKPDREEQRLQGQPEKDLREVEDEADDPFAPLDPVDPGAPRGPDPAPEPGTDPAHDPDPEPQEEPEEDLGLEQAEGLPGKMDPARWQDAVHFEVVPVVDSGLNDRRPSPSPDGKRLAFLRGPGDLMVKDLTSGKKQTLVEGWDFSMHWRWSHDGQYIAYSQNDLNFSSNIFIVPADGSEEPVNITRHPRNDLNPRWSADGRILSFISNRSGDNYDVYRVYLDPDMENMTTRELHNYYREAGKEAEKIRPLPVRLPGSPPVPTPLSLEPWEMDLENAWRRIEPVTNSSLNKTSNEMTPGGDRFLFNSGGDDLVSLKWDGSERKRLSSAVNVQGLDITGKSAVYTLRGEAGIAPLDGGEHRRPGISENIRIDKKEQSLQKFREAARVMQEHFYLSDMKGLDWPSLTREYEELVKRTRTASEFSDISNRFMGELGASHTGVFNPGPEAGTREPSGRLGIDYQQVSLEDGGYGFRVKDVVPGGPAHRSAVSLQPGDIITHIDMHRFEEPETLLQRLRGTAGREVVVGFKRPSDDGFLNHNTLAIPVSYEDLAALRYEAFRDESSKKVSNLSDGRLGYIHIQTMNQASLEDFQGHLYAAAKGKEGLIIDVRNNAGGYTTDLILASIMTREHAYTVPAGADPQKTGHYPQDRLPVPRYTLPINMLANEKSYSNSEILAHAFKTLDRGVLVGEQTYGGVISTSGYRLIDGAQVRVPSRGWYLPDGTDMEQNGAVPDLRVEQTPEDEAAGRDPQLEKAVENLLERL
- a CDS encoding DUF4168 domain-containing protein, giving the protein MQDSKNFMGSDIGESEMDKVAEAYKSIKSIKENVHKEMTALNDSDETLQKLEKAGEDMVRAVEQQGLDFETYNEAMEAVKTDDELRRSLNKRLQSSGEH